Proteins encoded together in one uncultured Sphaerochaeta sp. window:
- a CDS encoding methionine ABC transporter permease, which translates to MSKLWILVFGATMETLSMVFFSTLFSLILGLPLGILLSATSPEDQGGIIPHPVLNNVLGRIVNVLRSFPFIILMILLFPLSRLLIGTSIGTTATIVPLSIAAAPFVARVIETALKEVDPGVVQAARAMGSTNMQIVRKVLIPEALPSLVSGVTLTIINLIGYSAMAGAIGGGGLGDLAIRYGYQRFRGDIMVVAVVVILVLVEVIQVIGNKISAKLLARR; encoded by the coding sequence ATGAGCAAGCTTTGGATACTGGTTTTTGGAGCGACCATGGAAACACTGAGCATGGTCTTTTTCTCCACACTTTTTTCCCTTATTCTTGGACTTCCTCTTGGAATTCTGCTTTCAGCTACCTCTCCTGAGGATCAAGGGGGTATTATCCCACACCCTGTGTTGAATAATGTGTTGGGAAGGATTGTGAATGTGCTTCGCTCATTTCCCTTCATTATCCTTATGATTCTTTTGTTTCCCTTATCGAGATTGTTGATCGGTACCAGTATTGGAACTACCGCAACAATTGTTCCGCTGTCCATTGCAGCAGCGCCGTTTGTGGCTCGAGTAATCGAGACCGCACTGAAGGAGGTGGATCCGGGGGTCGTTCAGGCCGCCCGTGCTATGGGTTCCACCAATATGCAAATTGTCCGCAAGGTGTTGATACCTGAGGCCCTTCCCTCCTTGGTTAGCGGAGTTACCCTGACCATCATTAATCTCATCGGCTATTCGGCCATGGCTGGAGCAATCGGTGGGGGAGGATTGGGGGACCTGGCGATCAGGTATGGATACCAACGATTCCGAGGCGACATCATGGTAGTAGCCGTTGTCGTCATCCTGGTCCTCGTTGAGGTAATCCAGGTGATCGGAAACAAGATTAGTGCCAAGCTGCTAGCACGGCGTTGA
- the clpB gene encoding ATP-dependent chaperone ClpB, which yields MNIDKMTIKLRQAIGDADMLANEHGNAEITTEHLLLALINQKEGLLTPLFERLGVPPAMVSEKLGSLVNKLPKAYGGNAQRSLSAQLGNQLYAADKIALDFKDQYLSAEHFLLAVLEDASEASKALKALGVTKDALMQALQTIRGNQTIQSEDPESRYQALEKYCKDMTTLARQGKLDPVIGRDEEIRRVMQVLSRRTKNNPVLIGEPGVGKTAIVEGLALRIASEDVPESLKNKQILSLDLGALVAGAKFRGEFEERLKAVVKEVTASEGRIILFIDELHTIVGAGASEGSTDASNLIKPALARGELHAIGATTLDEYRKYIEPDKALERRFQPVFTKEPSVESTIAILRGLKERYEVHHGVRIKDEALVAAANLSNRYITNRFLPDKAIDLVDEAASQLKMEIESQPEELDQIERKILQLNIEKQALSRETDKASKERLGKLERELSELQGTRDAMHLQWGNERNSIAKLRETKAKLEQLKTDEQRAEREGDLAKAAQIKHGEIPELLKQIEGMTEQLSSVQVEGKQMLREEVSEDDIARIVSNWTGVPVAKMKESELHKYLNLEQTLSEQVIGQRKAIEAVSNAIRRNKAGIGDERKPLGTFLFAGPTGVGKTLLAKVLAQFLFDDEKALTRIDMSEYMEKFSVSRLIGAPPGYVGYDQGGQLTEVVRRRPYSVILFDEIEKAHPDVFNVLLQLLDDGRLTDGQGRVVDFTNTVIIMTSNLGSQQLLGAETHEEGARLVGEIIHQSFKPEFINRLDEIIIFERLGEAQIRKIVVLQLEQLRLRLEKRGFFLTWEDDVLSLLYEAGYDPVFGARPIRRAVQRLVENPLSVQLLSGDFGPGSKILLTLEGEEVVARKIG from the coding sequence ATGAATATAGACAAAATGACAATTAAGCTGCGTCAAGCCATCGGCGATGCCGATATGCTGGCTAACGAACATGGCAACGCAGAAATTACTACAGAACATCTCTTGTTGGCTTTGATCAACCAGAAAGAGGGGTTGCTTACCCCGCTCTTTGAGCGGCTGGGGGTTCCCCCTGCCATGGTGAGTGAAAAACTGGGGTCACTGGTCAACAAACTTCCCAAGGCATATGGAGGGAATGCACAGCGTTCCTTGTCTGCCCAACTGGGGAATCAACTCTATGCCGCTGACAAGATTGCCTTAGACTTCAAGGATCAGTACCTGAGTGCAGAACACTTCCTGCTTGCTGTCCTGGAGGATGCTTCAGAGGCAAGCAAGGCTCTCAAGGCCCTTGGCGTAACCAAGGATGCTCTTATGCAGGCATTGCAGACGATCAGAGGAAACCAGACAATCCAGAGCGAAGATCCAGAAAGCAGATACCAGGCACTGGAGAAGTATTGCAAGGATATGACCACCCTTGCCCGACAAGGAAAGCTCGACCCTGTCATCGGACGTGATGAAGAGATTAGACGGGTAATGCAGGTGCTTTCCAGAAGAACCAAGAACAATCCGGTATTGATTGGTGAGCCCGGGGTAGGAAAGACAGCCATTGTAGAAGGGCTTGCCCTGCGTATTGCTTCAGAGGATGTCCCAGAGTCATTGAAGAACAAACAAATTCTGAGTTTGGACCTTGGTGCCTTGGTGGCAGGTGCAAAGTTCAGAGGGGAGTTTGAGGAACGACTGAAGGCAGTGGTGAAGGAAGTAACGGCCAGTGAAGGCAGGATCATCCTGTTCATTGACGAGCTGCATACCATTGTTGGCGCAGGGGCTAGTGAAGGTTCAACCGATGCTTCAAACCTGATCAAGCCAGCACTTGCCAGGGGAGAGTTGCATGCCATTGGTGCGACCACCCTTGATGAATACCGAAAGTATATTGAACCTGACAAGGCATTGGAACGGAGATTCCAGCCGGTGTTCACCAAGGAGCCTTCGGTGGAATCGACTATCGCCATCCTCAGGGGGCTGAAAGAACGGTATGAAGTCCACCATGGGGTACGGATCAAGGACGAAGCCCTGGTTGCAGCAGCCAATCTGAGCAACCGGTATATCACCAACCGGTTCCTTCCAGACAAGGCAATCGACTTGGTCGATGAGGCGGCAAGTCAACTCAAGATGGAAATAGAGAGTCAGCCGGAAGAGTTGGACCAGATAGAGCGAAAGATCCTCCAACTCAATATTGAGAAGCAGGCGCTCTCCAGGGAGACCGACAAAGCCAGTAAAGAGCGATTGGGGAAACTCGAGCGCGAGCTGAGTGAACTCCAGGGAACGCGTGATGCTATGCACTTGCAATGGGGAAATGAACGCAATTCCATTGCCAAACTCAGGGAGACAAAGGCAAAGCTTGAGCAGCTGAAGACGGACGAGCAACGTGCAGAAAGAGAGGGCGATCTTGCAAAAGCTGCCCAGATCAAGCATGGGGAAATTCCTGAGTTGCTCAAACAGATCGAAGGTATGACCGAGCAACTTTCTTCTGTGCAAGTTGAAGGAAAGCAGATGCTTCGTGAGGAAGTCAGTGAAGATGACATTGCACGTATTGTCAGTAACTGGACAGGGGTTCCTGTAGCCAAGATGAAGGAGAGTGAGCTGCATAAGTATCTGAATCTTGAACAGACACTTTCAGAACAAGTCATTGGCCAGAGGAAAGCGATTGAAGCAGTGAGCAATGCAATCCGCCGAAACAAGGCGGGTATTGGGGATGAGAGAAAACCCTTGGGGACCTTCCTGTTTGCCGGTCCAACCGGAGTAGGAAAGACCTTGCTTGCCAAGGTGCTGGCACAATTCCTCTTTGACGATGAGAAAGCCTTGACCCGTATCGATATGAGCGAGTACATGGAAAAGTTTTCGGTCAGTAGATTGATTGGAGCCCCTCCAGGGTATGTAGGGTATGACCAAGGAGGGCAACTGACTGAGGTTGTACGTAGGCGTCCCTATTCTGTAATTCTTTTCGATGAGATTGAGAAGGCCCACCCCGATGTATTCAACGTGTTGTTGCAATTACTGGATGATGGCAGGTTGACCGATGGTCAGGGCCGGGTGGTCGATTTCACCAATACCGTGATCATCATGACCAGCAACCTAGGAAGTCAGCAGTTGCTTGGTGCAGAAACACATGAGGAGGGTGCTCGTCTGGTTGGGGAGATAATCCACCAGTCCTTCAAACCGGAGTTTATCAATCGGTTAGATGAGATCATCATCTTCGAGCGATTGGGAGAAGCACAGATTCGTAAGATTGTGGTTCTGCAGCTTGAACAGCTTCGTTTGCGACTTGAGAAACGTGGGTTCTTCCTGACTTGGGAGGATGATGTGCTTTCATTGCTCTATGAGGCGGGCTATGATCCAGTCTTTGGGGCTCGTCCAATCCGCCGTGCTGTTCAGCGACTTGTGGAGAACCCCTTGTCGGTACAACTGCTCTCTGGTGATTTCGGCCCTGGGTCGAAGATCTTGCTTACTCTAGAGGGGGAAGAGGTGGTTGCCCGGAAGATTGGCTAG
- a CDS encoding TetR/AcrR family transcriptional regulator gives MPKKIDHEERKEKILQTALKVFAREGYRDSNLSLIATECGISRPTIYQYFKDKEEIYYYAVKLVTGRMFNKYAAYAWSTNQDLVSRITTICLDIMQTASEHEGELTSLVDVMLQMKKEGRDFNEIILRRTAKLTILFKRLLRMGVKAGDIVDCDVNKVADHLLMLLESSCFQVAFLDTFDMRLSKQLISTYLDFYRA, from the coding sequence ATGCCGAAAAAGATCGATCATGAAGAGAGAAAGGAGAAAATTCTGCAAACTGCGCTGAAAGTCTTTGCAAGAGAAGGCTATCGTGATTCCAACCTCTCTCTGATAGCCACAGAATGTGGCATTTCCCGTCCTACCATCTATCAATATTTCAAGGACAAGGAAGAGATCTACTACTATGCGGTGAAGTTGGTAACGGGAAGAATGTTCAATAAGTATGCTGCCTATGCCTGGTCGACCAACCAGGACTTGGTAAGCAGGATTACCACCATCTGCCTGGATATCATGCAGACAGCAAGTGAGCATGAAGGCGAGTTGACCAGTCTGGTAGATGTCATGCTGCAGATGAAGAAGGAAGGTCGGGATTTCAATGAGATCATTCTCAGGCGAACAGCCAAGCTCACCATCCTTTTCAAACGCCTGCTTCGTATGGGAGTGAAGGCGGGAGATATTGTTGATTGTGATGTGAACAAGGTTGCAGATCATCTTCTGATGTTGCTTGAATCATCCTGCTTCCAGGTTGCATTCCTTGATACGTTCGATATGCGGCTTTCCAAGCAGCTGATCAGCACCTACCTGGATTTCTACAGGGCCTAG
- a CDS encoding nucleotidyltransferase family protein yields the protein MQNLILAAGLGMRSKGKKLLLPYKGTTIVAHAVEQSLQAGLGTVLVTGFKADQVKQAVAHLACPQLQIVHNEHYRKGQGSSTICGASYLGHDSPFFISLADMPLIESRHYLYLIEQTSAPVSRPSYKGKLGHPVLLEASFLAIIRSQKSSFTMRGLLQDYPVQAIEVADEAYVTDIDTLDAYHHLVESSQSSGQPPLPPLE from the coding sequence ATGCAGAATCTTATTCTGGCCGCAGGCCTCGGGATGCGAAGCAAAGGGAAAAAACTTCTGTTGCCCTACAAGGGTACCACCATTGTTGCACATGCAGTGGAACAATCCCTGCAGGCAGGGCTTGGAACTGTACTGGTCACAGGGTTCAAGGCAGATCAAGTAAAACAGGCGGTTGCACATCTCGCCTGCCCCCAGCTACAGATTGTTCACAATGAACATTATCGTAAAGGACAAGGAAGCTCCACGATCTGTGGAGCCTCATACCTTGGTCATGATTCACCATTTTTTATTTCACTAGCCGATATGCCCCTTATCGAGAGTAGACACTACCTCTATCTGATTGAACAGACTTCCGCTCCTGTCTCCAGACCCTCATACAAAGGAAAACTTGGGCATCCGGTTCTGTTGGAGGCAAGTTTCCTTGCAATTATCAGGTCACAAAAGAGCTCTTTTACCATGCGTGGGCTGCTACAGGATTATCCTGTCCAGGCTATCGAGGTTGCCGATGAGGCGTATGTAACCGATATCGACACGCTCGATGCATACCACCACTTGGTGGAGTCTAGCCAATCTTCCGGGCAACCACCTCTTCCCCCTCTAGAGTAA
- a CDS encoding Hsp20/alpha crystallin family protein has translation MKYLTTRRNYDSPAVSAFDSLFNDMFGDWGMYSSKFPAVDITENDDAYILEAELPGYKQKEVKVNIEKHVLKLSSAKETKKEEKDKKRLVSERCYQCFERSFSLPEDVDEEKIAGEFADGILTLTLPKKEVAKPKAIEVKIK, from the coding sequence ATGAAATATTTAACAACTAGAAGAAACTATGATTCACCGGCAGTCTCAGCATTTGATTCTCTGTTTAATGACATGTTTGGGGATTGGGGAATGTATTCCTCAAAATTTCCGGCTGTAGATATCACCGAGAACGATGATGCCTACATCCTGGAGGCAGAACTCCCTGGGTACAAGCAGAAGGAAGTGAAGGTCAACATTGAGAAGCATGTTCTTAAGCTAAGCTCTGCCAAGGAGACCAAGAAGGAGGAGAAGGACAAAAAGCGCCTTGTCTCTGAACGCTGCTACCAGTGCTTCGAGCGATCGTTCTCCTTGCCTGAGGATGTCGATGAGGAGAAAATTGCAGGTGAGTTTGCCGACGGTATTCTTACGTTGACGCTTCCAAAGAAGGAAGTTGCAAAACCCAAGGCAATCGAAGTAAAAATTAAATAA
- the argF gene encoding ornithine carbamoyltransferase — protein sequence MTSMKGRSFLTLKDYTGQEILDLLQLSADLKAKKQGNTYPEKLQGKLLAGKNIVLIFDKSSTRTRCSFEVAAFDEGACVTFLTNSQMGKKESIEDTAKVLGRMYDGIQYRGFSPEVIRDIARYSNVPVWNGLTDDDHPTQVLADVLTAMEHTKKAPKDLKFAYIGDGRNNVSNALMIGAAKLGMEYRIAAPKELFPSQQLLDELAPAAKESGAKLWATTDPVEAVQGVDVIYTDVWVSMGEEDQTEARIALLKDYQVTMDLLKASGNEQVLFEHCLPSFHDLNTSVAQQIHEQFGLKELEVTDEVFRSNHSVVFDEAENRMHTIKAVMVATLADLS from the coding sequence ATGACATCAATGAAAGGACGCAGTTTTTTGACCCTCAAGGACTACACAGGACAGGAGATACTTGATCTTCTCCAGCTCTCTGCTGACTTGAAGGCAAAGAAACAAGGAAACACCTATCCAGAGAAATTGCAGGGAAAACTGCTTGCGGGAAAGAATATCGTGCTGATTTTTGACAAGAGTTCTACCCGTACCCGTTGCTCATTTGAAGTGGCTGCTTTTGATGAAGGAGCCTGTGTTACCTTTCTGACCAACAGCCAGATGGGGAAAAAGGAATCTATCGAGGACACTGCTAAGGTTCTTGGGAGAATGTATGATGGTATTCAGTACCGTGGGTTCTCTCCTGAGGTAATCAGGGACATTGCCCGCTACAGCAACGTTCCAGTCTGGAATGGGTTGACTGATGATGATCATCCTACCCAGGTGCTGGCGGACGTCCTGACGGCTATGGAGCACACCAAGAAGGCTCCCAAAGATCTGAAATTCGCCTACATCGGGGATGGCAGGAACAATGTCTCCAATGCCTTGATGATCGGAGCGGCGAAGTTGGGCATGGAATACAGGATCGCTGCACCAAAAGAGTTGTTCCCATCCCAACAGTTGCTTGATGAGTTAGCTCCTGCTGCCAAGGAGAGTGGAGCCAAGTTATGGGCTACCACTGATCCTGTTGAGGCTGTACAGGGTGTTGATGTGATCTACACCGATGTGTGGGTCTCCATGGGAGAGGAAGACCAGACCGAAGCAAGAATTGCCCTTCTGAAGGACTATCAGGTAACGATGGATCTTCTTAAGGCTTCTGGAAACGAACAGGTACTGTTTGAACACTGTCTTCCCTCGTTCCATGATCTCAATACCAGTGTTGCACAGCAGATTCACGAACAATTCGGCCTAAAGGAACTGGAAGTAACTGATGAGGTGTTCAGGAGCAATCATTCAGTTGTGTTTGACGAGGCGGAAAACCGCATGCACACCATCAAGGCTGTAATGGTTGCTACTCTCGCTGATCTTAGTTAG
- a CDS encoding M20/M25/M40 family metallo-hydrolase: MLFLFLPISLLVVLAVVVFRTIAMRTHTKYRVTPAAVQTDIEEKTILAKAVTCRTVSHAEPNLTEWSEFSRLFALLEASFPLCSKHRIIDKALGPYNLVYCFTGEDKNREPALLTAHLDVVGANEQEWTHPPFEGAIEEGFLYGRGSFDCKLQVISILSAFEHLRKTGNCPKHTWYVAFGCDEESNSSKEGAVQIARYFQEKGLHFSFVLDEGGVVSQKYIKGFKQSIAVVGVAEKGYLDLELSVERTAGHSSTPAFPTALGTLSQAIHRLENKQMPAKLTPPVKQMLTNLGKEGPFTYSMLFLNLWLTAGLLKFAFSKQATLNAAIRSTIVPTVITASDKSNVIAKKATAIVNCRLLPGDTQESILSWITKTIASDSVRVKPIHCTPPSHISKTDGEAFSYLSETIKKTFPESIVTPYLMMGATDARKYQNLSDYIYRFTPARMDRSEVDRMHAPDERISLENISLAQQFYTQLITYW, encoded by the coding sequence ATGCTTTTCCTTTTCTTACCGATTTCCCTCCTGGTGGTCCTAGCCGTAGTGGTATTCAGGACTATTGCTATGCGAACACATACCAAGTACAGAGTGACACCTGCCGCTGTACAAACAGACATTGAAGAGAAAACTATTCTCGCAAAAGCTGTTACGTGTAGGACTGTATCACATGCAGAACCCAACCTCACCGAATGGAGTGAGTTCTCCCGTTTATTTGCACTCCTCGAAGCATCTTTCCCCCTGTGCAGCAAACACAGAATAATCGATAAGGCCTTAGGGCCCTATAATCTGGTCTACTGCTTCACCGGTGAGGATAAAAACCGGGAACCAGCTCTCCTTACCGCCCATCTGGATGTGGTAGGAGCCAACGAACAAGAGTGGACCCATCCCCCATTCGAGGGAGCAATAGAAGAAGGTTTTCTTTACGGACGAGGCAGTTTTGACTGTAAACTACAGGTAATCAGTATCCTCTCAGCCTTTGAGCATTTGCGCAAAACAGGAAATTGCCCCAAGCATACTTGGTATGTAGCCTTTGGATGTGATGAGGAGAGCAACAGCAGCAAGGAGGGAGCTGTTCAAATTGCTCGCTATTTTCAAGAAAAGGGACTCCATTTCAGCTTTGTATTGGATGAGGGTGGTGTGGTTAGCCAGAAGTACATCAAAGGGTTCAAGCAAAGCATTGCGGTAGTAGGGGTAGCAGAGAAAGGCTATCTCGATCTTGAGCTCTCGGTTGAGAGAACAGCTGGACACTCCTCCACCCCTGCTTTTCCCACTGCTCTGGGAACACTCTCCCAGGCTATACACCGATTGGAAAACAAGCAAATGCCTGCAAAATTAACACCTCCAGTAAAACAGATGCTCACGAATCTAGGCAAGGAGGGCCCATTCACATACAGCATGCTCTTTCTCAATCTTTGGTTGACAGCGGGGCTCTTGAAGTTTGCTTTCTCCAAGCAAGCTACGCTCAATGCTGCCATTAGAAGCACCATAGTTCCTACAGTCATCACAGCAAGTGATAAAAGCAATGTGATTGCAAAGAAGGCCACAGCAATTGTGAACTGTCGTTTGCTTCCAGGAGATACACAGGAATCTATTCTCTCCTGGATCACCAAAACAATTGCCTCTGATTCTGTCAGGGTAAAGCCCATACATTGCACTCCCCCTTCCCATATCAGCAAGACTGATGGCGAGGCTTTCAGCTATCTCTCAGAAACCATCAAGAAGACGTTTCCAGAATCCATTGTTACCCCATACCTCATGATGGGAGCCACCGATGCAAGAAAATACCAGAATCTCAGTGATTATATCTACCGTTTTACCCCAGCAAGGATGGACCGTAGCGAAGTTGACCGAATGCATGCTCCTGATGAGCGGATCAGCCTGGAGAACATCTCACTCGCCCAACAGTTTTATACTCAGCTGATCACCTACTGGTAG
- a CDS encoding methionine ABC transporter ATP-binding protein: MQIKLQDLKRTYGDLHAVNGISLDIPSNTIYGIIGKSGAGKSTLVRLISLLERPDEGEVFFDDVRVDNLQKHSLIERRRRVGMIFQNFNLFSSRNAEQNIAYPLEITGTPKNEITTRVARLLSLVGLEGRGKAPISTLSGGQKQRVAIARALACDPDILFCDEATSALDPQTTHSILALLKEIQRKMSLTVVMITHQMEVVRDACDQVAVLNDGVVVEQGLVTDIFANPSSEVTKDFLSHLVGVDEAAEETDKMVQWSKKSGAYTLRFRGGTTDQPILSKISRQLGVDFNIRAGGVQKVGDIEIGTMIVDISGDEPTRKKAIESLSQMGVVVEEEESV, encoded by the coding sequence ATGCAAATAAAGTTACAAGATCTAAAGCGAACGTATGGAGATTTGCATGCGGTCAATGGAATAAGCCTCGATATCCCTTCAAATACCATTTATGGAATCATCGGAAAGAGTGGTGCAGGCAAATCCACCTTGGTTCGCCTGATCAGCCTACTAGAACGACCTGATGAAGGGGAAGTCTTCTTTGATGATGTGAGGGTCGACAATCTCCAGAAGCATTCACTCATAGAAAGACGAAGAAGGGTTGGAATGATTTTTCAGAACTTCAATCTTTTCTCCAGTAGGAATGCAGAACAAAACATCGCTTATCCATTGGAGATAACCGGGACCCCGAAGAACGAGATAACAACCCGTGTTGCGAGATTGCTCTCTCTAGTTGGACTGGAAGGAAGGGGAAAGGCTCCGATCAGTACACTCAGTGGGGGACAAAAACAACGAGTGGCAATTGCACGTGCGTTGGCTTGTGACCCAGACATTCTTTTCTGTGATGAAGCTACCAGTGCCCTCGATCCTCAAACTACCCATTCAATTCTCGCCTTGCTGAAGGAAATCCAGAGAAAAATGAGCCTTACTGTCGTCATGATCACTCACCAGATGGAAGTGGTTCGTGATGCATGTGACCAGGTTGCTGTCTTGAATGATGGTGTGGTGGTTGAACAAGGATTGGTCACTGATATCTTTGCCAATCCCAGCAGTGAGGTTACCAAGGATTTCCTTTCCCACTTAGTGGGAGTGGATGAAGCGGCTGAAGAAACGGATAAGATGGTGCAATGGTCAAAGAAGAGTGGTGCTTATACCTTGCGATTTAGGGGTGGGACCACTGACCAGCCGATTCTCAGTAAGATAAGTCGGCAACTTGGGGTGGATTTCAATATCAGAGCAGGCGGTGTACAAAAAGTCGGTGATATAGAGATTGGGACAATGATAGTGGATATCAGTGGTGATGAACCAACCCGTAAAAAAGCCATCGAATCGCTCTCCCAGATGGGTGTAGTCGTTGAAGAGGAGGAGAGTGTATGA
- a CDS encoding MFS transporter, whose translation MGSIRFIWYKGMQNLLLVYPVYPLLFSKAGLSLSQISLLLAIWSVPVVLLEIPSGVLADRWNRRYLLIISGVLRTLCFTIWLVLPPLFFVFALGFLAWGTAEALSSGAEEALLFDSLKLEGRQEAFETIYGRGMGTASVAVALSCFTGGFVAHRFGFPVVLLFSVVASLAATGIAMGSKEVNLYKEGRKQHSSLYLLKDALSHICKKRSVVYMVLLLIIPISLPGILDEYDPLVASSYGLIATHVGFWTGGRYLLESLGAFFARLFSGKRANMTVLLCIAGGTSLMLYASFGQVFFLPFYFLFYFFLSSAGVIQENMIQQSIENQGRSTIHSFISLATDLHAMLVFLLLGSLISIMHIILFIAFYGLLVSFLVFKGQTKTNKMEFQ comes from the coding sequence ATGGGATCAATACGGTTCATTTGGTACAAAGGAATGCAGAATCTGCTTCTGGTTTATCCAGTGTATCCCTTACTGTTCAGTAAGGCTGGACTCTCGTTGTCCCAAATATCCCTGTTACTCGCAATTTGGTCGGTTCCTGTGGTACTTCTGGAGATCCCCAGTGGGGTGCTTGCAGATCGTTGGAATCGTAGGTATCTCTTGATTATCTCAGGAGTGCTGAGAACGCTCTGTTTTACCATCTGGTTGGTTCTCCCACCATTATTCTTTGTATTTGCACTGGGCTTTCTTGCATGGGGTACTGCTGAGGCATTATCTTCCGGCGCTGAAGAGGCGTTGCTTTTCGATTCTCTGAAGCTGGAGGGAAGACAAGAAGCTTTTGAAACCATCTATGGAAGAGGCATGGGCACTGCTTCGGTGGCTGTTGCTCTATCTTGTTTTACCGGTGGTTTTGTAGCACATCGCTTTGGATTTCCTGTGGTGCTGCTTTTCTCAGTGGTTGCCAGTCTTGCAGCAACAGGTATTGCAATGGGGAGTAAAGAGGTGAATCTCTATAAAGAGGGACGGAAGCAACACTCCTCATTATACCTGTTGAAAGATGCGCTTAGTCACATTTGCAAGAAACGTAGTGTTGTATATATGGTACTTCTCCTCATAATTCCCATCTCCTTGCCTGGTATCCTGGATGAATATGATCCCTTGGTAGCATCCTCCTATGGTTTAATTGCAACGCATGTTGGATTCTGGACCGGGGGTAGGTACTTGTTGGAGTCTCTAGGAGCCTTTTTTGCTCGATTATTTTCTGGTAAACGAGCAAATATGACTGTATTGTTGTGTATAGCTGGTGGGACTTCCCTCATGTTATATGCTTCGTTTGGCCAGGTTTTCTTCCTCCCTTTCTATTTTCTCTTCTATTTCTTTCTCTCTTCAGCCGGTGTGATCCAAGAGAATATGATTCAGCAGAGTATTGAAAACCAAGGGCGATCGACCATTCATTCTTTTATCAGCCTGGCTACAGATCTGCATGCGATGCTTGTGTTCTTGTTGCTTGGCTCTCTCATCAGCATCATGCACATTATTCTTTTTATTGCTTTCTATGGTTTGTTAGTCTCTTTTCTTGTTTTTAAAGGGCAAACGAAAACCAATAAAATGGAATTTCAATAA
- a CDS encoding MetQ/NlpA family ABC transporter substrate-binding protein, whose amino-acid sequence MKKILSVSLVLLLALSLFAAGTKEEADSNTLVVGATPEPHAAFLELVVEDLAQQGITLKIQEFTDYVTPNEALESGELDANFFQHIPYLESFNKEKGYHLANAGGIHVEPFALYSEQYDSIAELPEGATIAIPNDPTNEGRALLLLQSAGLLTLDANAGLEATPLDIASNPKGFSFREIEAASLPRVLSDVDAAIINGNYAIPAGLIATQDGLLVEGADSPYVNVVAVKQGRENDKAIVALVEALRSEKITSYVAERYPNGEVVLVTE is encoded by the coding sequence ATGAAAAAGATTCTAAGTGTTTCACTTGTGTTGTTGCTTGCACTTTCATTGTTTGCAGCAGGCACCAAAGAAGAGGCCGATTCCAATACCTTGGTAGTCGGAGCCACCCCAGAACCCCATGCTGCTTTCCTCGAGTTGGTGGTTGAGGATCTTGCCCAGCAGGGAATTACCTTGAAGATCCAGGAGTTCACCGACTATGTAACTCCCAATGAGGCTTTGGAGAGCGGAGAGCTGGATGCAAACTTCTTCCAGCATATCCCCTATCTTGAGTCCTTCAACAAGGAGAAAGGATATCATCTGGCCAATGCAGGTGGCATCCACGTTGAGCCGTTTGCTTTGTACTCAGAGCAGTATGATTCAATTGCCGAGCTCCCAGAAGGTGCAACGATTGCAATTCCGAATGATCCAACCAATGAGGGTAGGGCGTTGTTGTTGCTCCAGAGTGCTGGCTTGTTGACTCTTGATGCAAATGCTGGTCTTGAAGCAACACCGCTGGATATTGCATCCAATCCTAAGGGTTTCTCTTTCCGCGAGATTGAGGCTGCAAGTCTTCCTCGTGTACTCTCTGATGTCGATGCTGCCATCATCAATGGCAACTACGCCATTCCCGCTGGTTTGATCGCAACTCAGGATGGATTGCTTGTCGAAGGTGCAGACAGTCCTTATGTAAACGTCGTTGCCGTCAAGCAAGGACGTGAGAATGACAAGGCTATTGTTGCTTTGGTTGAAGCACTCCGCAGTGAGAAGATTACCTCCTATGTTGCAGAGCGTTATCCCAATGGTGAAGTGGTTCTTGTGACTGAGTAA